A region of the Procambarus clarkii isolate CNS0578487 chromosome 29, FALCON_Pclarkii_2.0, whole genome shotgun sequence genome:
CCAACCCTTTACAATAAATGTTGGTGGGAAGTCAggttgtggacctctgatgtgcaGCGTTATCTTATTGTACTTATGGTACCTGACTTTCATCGAGTTCATTCTACACCTCCTGCCACATCTATCATGCCAGTATCTTGTAATATTATTGTGCAAGTTTTGCACTACTCTTAAATtattgtgtgtgtttattatgAGATGTTCATCTAGCTTCCATTCCAGGGAGCACAATTTTAGTACTTTGAGGCAATCCGAGTACAGAACTTTAAATGTAAAACTAAAAAATGCAAGTACACTAGACATTGCTGTATATATTTTAGCTACAGTATGTGCATTAAGAAATTGTACAGTAACTAAAAACATATCATGCAATAATAAAGGGAATATCACAATGGTGTAATtattctgataaaaaaaaaatgcactaGCCAGTTATGACGAGTCCATAGCCGGTGCGAGCAGACAACGCCTCAGCCAGGGCTCGCGTTTCTTCTAACCTGCGAAGGACAAACCTTGCTGCATGTACCATGCCTTTGTGAGCAACACAACCTTCAGGAATCCCTTCAACCTCAATCTAAACCAAAGAAAAGAGAAGAGCATTATTGTAATTCTATTTTGAATTGTATTTATTTGCTCATTTGATTACTTTGTTAGTGTGGCTCCAAGCTTCCTGTGTGCCATCCCTACAACTGATACACAAGACCATCctatataaatatacaatatcACATCTAACTATAATTATGAAACTATTTTAATCAGTTTTTCCAAATAAATTTTTTAATTGATTAAATTATGATGGTAATCTTCATGCAAAGAAAGCTCCACCAACACTAACATTGATGCTCTGAGCGTTGAGGTCAGTGATTGCGTCGTGGAGCGAGAGTGTTCCACGAATAGCCACCACAAcattttgagtttcatcgtcaaTTGCAACAAAAAATGGCACCTGAAAGAGAACATTATGGTGAGTGCACCATTACTGAAATATCATGCGCTGTCAGCAAATGTACATACTGCATTCACATAACTGAATTGGAGTAAACACAATACAGGCAGAAAGTGTTTTGATATATAAAAAGCCTGTCCTGATAATTACAAACCCTGTCAGCTCAATCTCTTGCAACATTAAAACTAGTaccgtttattattattatcattaaaaagatgaaatgcaaaggacagCAACCAGGAAAGTGATGGGACAGTCGATATTCAAAAGGACTTCTCTAGCAcaaatcatcactacacatttgtGTAGAGTAGTTCATCAACTGAGTTAATGAACCTTAGGAGTAGAAAAAGTACTTGTGAGCAAGAGCTAGACTAGATCAGGTAGGTACTAGGAGGAAGAACAGGCattttaacatggatgaaaagGCTAAATACATATACAAATGTGATCAAGGCTCAGGAGTGAGGCTGCTGGCAGACAGTGTTGGCACAGAATGTGGTGTCTGCTCTAAAAAGTTGTTTTGTAGACTGTCTGATTTGCCATAATCAGTAATAATTATATGGGTTCCCACAGAATTGTGCAGAATATCTTGAGCTAAAGGAAGCTAAGCATGAGAAAATTTATGAGATTCATTTGAAAGATTTTTTGGTTAGTTTTTATTTTAAGGGAAGAAAATTTTGCGCAGTCAAAATAGAGAAGAATGCCTGGGGCAAAGAATGACAGCTACATGCAAAATGCAGGACTGCACACTTGTGGAGTGAGTCTAAAGAACAACCAACAAGGAAGGAAAGACTAACATCAGGAGAAGCACCAGAAGCCCCCTGGCTTTGAATATCAGCCATGGACAAAATGGCAAAGAAATTCATCAAAGCAAAGCAGTAAACAACTACATATCCTCAGCATAGGGACAAATGCTGGCAGACTGGACTGAACCACCATTGGGAGAAATTGTGAAAAGTAGATCTTGGAACATGAGAAATGGCAGACAAACAGAGCTTCAACCCCGAACAGTGCAAGGAGCACCATAAAAAAAATTCATTCAATCACAATCAaaattaatcttataattggagatcAAAATGTCTAAGGCAGCTGGACAAAGGCCACACCTACCTTACAAATGCCAACAAGAGCAGCTACCCCAAGACCAAACAAGATGAGATGGTATAGGCAGCAATTGAGGAATTAAGAGAAGTCAGATGAGAAAAAGAGAACACCAGTGGCAAACAAAACTAAGGAAGGATACTGAAGAAAGGAACAGACAGAAGGACTACAAAGTCACCACACTGTGCCACAGCAATTAAAGACATCGATGTAGCACTAAGAATGCCACCTGACTAACACAGATTGCACAAAAGGCTAAGAAACCCCCCCACACATGAATGTTAGCAGAGAACTGCAAACCACCAAGGCTTGGTGCATCAATGAGCTTTATGGAAAGGCAAAGCCCTGGGAAGGGATGGGGCCAAGACAAAGGCAAGAAAACTCAGGAACTAAGGCTAAACTAACCACAAGAAAGCCTGTTGGTGAACACAGCCTGCAAAAGAATGCAACCCACAAACAGCCCTTATCCATTTAACTTGGGAAGAAGCCCCTGGACCAGGAAAAAAAGAAAAGATAAGTCCATCTTCCACAGGAAATGGAAAAGGCACTCCATAAACTGGATGTTGCCAGGACCATGCACAGGTAAATCATGCCATCCTGCAAATAGTTGAACAGACTGCAAAGCCAGGAGGAGGAAGCCTAGACTGCACCTCATTCCATCGAATAGaatggaaaggagagagagagagggctactGCGCAAATAGTTAACATATCCCGAAAGAGAGCAACACATCCAGTATGCATCTGGCACTTGCACGCTCAACacattgatacacgggagatcaggtaactgatcacatgaagactCTTGCACAGTTGGCTACGGGCTCACTCTGTTCCTTAcatgattgttacctaatgttgttagTGAATAAAGCTTATGCCTATTGATGCATATAATAGGATCATGAAATGTATGGGTCTAGCAGTAGGTTTCaagtgagctgaggtaggataacagctcttgcttgcagtttcactaggtatatcatttgacagcccttatgaaccctagtctttgttataataatacaaaaaaacacTGATAACCATAGTTCAAGAAACCAGAAGCAAGGCTATCTGGCTATCCTTTGAGACTAGGTAAAATGTGCATGCACCACAGCCAAAATTCTTACAAAATCCACCGAGTCTTCTTGCAAATGTACAAATAAATAAAGTACAACATTTTATTACATCGGGGAGACTGTTCCACAATTTAAGACTATTTGCCAGGCATTTCCTTTGGTTAAGTTGATCCCAGAAGACATCAAAGAAACACTGTATTTATCGTGAAGTGTCCGAGTTCAATTTCAGcattataaaaaaaattgaagcaCAGGATTAGTATTACAGTAGAGTGCTATAGACCAATGTGTGTGTAGTTAGAAAATCATTGTTATAAATCTCACCAATGACTTCATAACTGTGTATAACCTCTTACCTCTTGACAGATGGGAAACTATGCTATATACTGGAGCAAATTTTGTCAGATTACCTCATATATTTTGTTGTGGAAGGTGATGTAGGTGATATTGTCCTCGGTGAGATTAGTGATTGCCTTAAGTGCTGCTGTGTGGCAGAGGCAGCAGTTATCCTGCATAACGAACTCTGGAGATGATCTGCACATTAAGATTTATTTCAGAGTTATTTAGAAGTGATAAAGCATTAGTTGGAAGTGGAATTTATAAGAACAGCTCTGCTATCTGATGCATAGATACTGCATGGCCAACTTAATCAAAtttaaagtaactattttaccatgctAATCCACATATTGTACTAAGCAAGCAACTCTTACGGTATCACAAAACAGTAGTTTGACATATtgaccccccccaccacactgttGAATTAACATAgctgttcttgccttgaaaagCCCGATTATAAAACTTCAAATATAAAAAGTTAGTTTCACCCACCTGCAAAATGGTTCAGTAAATAAATTTTAACCTACGTGCTAATAATAATAAAGCCATTTATTAAGTTACTTATTACCTGAAGTTTTATTCCATATTATATTGTAGCAACATTTTTCACTTTTATGGAGCATCAGTCCAGTAAAAATAGAAGATCACTACAGTAGTACTGTATATGAAAAGAGCAAGATGTTCACACACCATTCACCCAATCTGCCAGACTACACAGCAACATAAAAGTCACACCACTATCACACCTGTAAATCATTCACAAGAGTATCCCTCCACTTCATAAGATTAAAAGTATAAAAGTAGTGTTTCTCAAAACATGTCAGTTAAATTATGTCACACAATAACTCCCTCCTGAggaggcctgacagccgagtggacagcgcttcggattcatagtcctgaggttccgggctcaatccccagtggaggcgataACAAAggggcggagtttctttcaccctgatgccccgttacccagcagtaaataggtacctgggagttagacagctgctacgggctgcttcctggggtgtataacaaaaaggaggcctagtcgtggaccgggccgctgggacgctaagccccgaaatcatctcaagataacctcttaaaCTGACTCCACCAAATCATGTTTTCTGCCACTATGCTTTCTTTTGAACCAAATTTCCATGCACACAAATTCACTCAGATCTTTGCTATATTTACTATACATTTCTTTGCTATATTTGAGCATTTTTGCATATACAGTACATCCATACAAGCAGTTTTTCCTTATTATGTCTTCTGCACCATTATGCTAATCTAATCTATAGATATATCTTTCAGCATTCTGCCTTCAATACTTCTCACACCAGCAAAACCAATCAGACTCACATTTGCACTTCATTTATAAATTTTGGTCATCAGATTTTAAAAGCACCATAGAATTCCAAAATTAATATTTGTTTGTTTATTGTCATGCATAATGCCATTACTCAAATAGTACTTACAACAGACCATACAGGATGGTATCGGGTGCATGCAGTGACCTGATCCCTGACCCATGATCTGTTAATAAGGAAAGATCTGTGCATATATTTACCTGCAGCACATACAACACCGCAAGTGCGACCATAGAGAGCAGCATGCACCACAGAACTGGCCATAAACAAACCAGGGCCAGCCGTAAGATGCCAGAGCATACTTCATAAAGTGATAGGCACTGCCAACTTTCATCCACTCAGGACGTGGTGACTGCTGGTACGGCAACCCTCCTTCATCCTGCAATGCACCTGAGGAAAAATCTTTAGATTTATAAACACAGTATTTATATAATCATAATGATCATGATCACAAATGTATTTGAACTGGCAAAATATTTCTTCGATTTTAAAAAATGTATTTAATGTCAGTGTCAGCATAAGGCAATAAATAAGACATTAAATGGCAGGGAGGCATTCATGTCTCTCCCATAGAAACTTTAAAAAACGCTGAAAATAAATTTATGTACAAATGAAATATGCAATTACCGAGTACTTTTGCAGTACTATAAatcatgaccttcccaattaattCAGACCATCTTCCCAAGGCTACAATAGAGATAACATTCCAGATGACAAGTCTAAAGGCATGCAATCAACTCAAGTTTTATATGTAAATGATAAATAGCTACTGTAAAACTTCATAAACAAACCCAAAGCAAGTATGGTTGTTCcctttaaatttaattttttaacacACATTTTCACAaacgctccccccccctcccttgtctctcctgcccctcttcctcccccatctctccttcccctccctccatgtcaacttcccccgtcccctccatctctccctccctcccccatcccctccatcactccctccctctcccgtcccctccatccctccctccctctcccgtcccctccatctctccctccctcccccatccccttcatctctccctccctcacccatcccctccatctctctctccctcccacccccgtcccctacatctctccctcccttccccatcccctccttctctccctccctccctcttccctctttCCCTTGCAGTAATAGCAGTAATTTGCAGCCCTCACCAATGCTGGCGGTGGAGGAGCGGCTGATAGGTAGATGGAGGTTGAGCTTTCTGTTGGACTCCTCCCGTTGCTCCTCGTGTTTCCTCTTCAGCCTCAGTAGCACCAGAGCAGCAGCTAGGTCGGATGCCACCAAATCACTCTCCTCAAACAGAGAGGCAAATACATCTGCAAGTTATTGTGAACCAATATGAGTTGTGTGGAAAATAATGAAAAATGCAGATATATTAATGAACAAGTTATAACAATGCAATTTATCAACAAGATTTTATAAACCTTGGCACATGGCTTTGGTCCTTGTTCACAACCGACATTACAAATAAAACTAacattaatataaaaaaaaatcccagtttTTTCCATTTTAAACATTATTATATACATATTACTGCAAAATTGTTATGAAAGTGTTACATCCAAATTAGATAGCCTAAaactattaaattattaatttaatacTAAAATTAAAGTTACACAATGTAAACAAATTTTTGTTGAGAAGATAAATCGAGAAGATAAATCCATAAAACTCGCCTTACAAAATTTTAAGCCAACTCATTAATCCTCAAGTCTTGACTTACAAGACCAAATAAAATAATGTACCGATAACTTCCGATAGATTTCCATAAAATCCACCTGggaaagatcatcagggcaaatcgGGGGAACCTCTGACAAGCCactagcttcctgtcctcgtcaaggccactagtgttaagtcaccctcaggtaaattcaggtaattgTAATTTCTATGAGGAACAATCAGGGATACCAGCAGAAGATGTATAGTGGCAAATGATGGCTGTCTACTTGTCCAATTGGCACCAGTGATGATCTCATCATTAAAGTTCACCACTTTACAAAATAGAACCACtacataaaaaataaaattattgtAATTCCTTTACAGGGGAAAACTCAACACTATTCCATCTTATTACATGCACCCTTCAGTCATAGTGCTTGTCTCTACCTGCAACATTTCTGAAGGCTTCAGAGCTATTCTCATCACGAGATCTGACGCAACAAAAAAAACGACAGCGGTTCTCCCACAGCTGAATATAGTGACTCCTGAAAGAGAGAAAAGTTACTGCCCTTAAGTATTTACAATGCCACTGAGCTAACAAAAATAgataaatatacaatatacatatagtaCTGTACTCTACTACAATAATACAAACTGAAGCTGTGCAAAACTCTAAGCTTtaggtatacagtacagtatatgaaaagtATTTTCCTGAGCAATAAACTTGGATGGTCACTAAAGCAAAATTGTACTGAACCTTGGTTAGGATATGGCTTAGTCAAAGCAGGTTGACATACTACACCACAGCTGATGCAAACTGTACTTGACCTTTAATGTGCAGCTATCACAATATCTGCCACTTTGACCATgcacataaaaaaaaatatgttttttataATATTATACATTTGCATGGAAAGTAAGGAAAATGTTAAAATTCAAATATCCAAGTTGTGTGTTTCAAGCTCATTGGGAGAAAGCCAGGTGTGCAAGTCAGTGCATCCGTGGACTAGTACCCACAATTTGCCGATTCAACATGTAGGGAAAATAGGTGTGATGTTCAAATTAGGTAGTTTATGCTCATTATTCACTTCAGTTTACACAATGTGTGAAATAACTATTTCTATGTAATTGACAACAATAGTGAGTACTGTACATAGGAATGCAATACAATAAAATATGTACATCTATATTGCTTGTAAATCATTTAATAGGACAACTAAAGGGAGTGTCATGCGGCCCATTCCTTTGCTGCTATTCTACCTGGAATCATCGAGAAACAGATTCACACAGGTAGAAAAGACCATATGGTGACTTGGTAATTATATTGCTTGTGATACAAGATAATTTCATCTATAGTAAGCAATTAAAAATCCACAGATGTAATATAACAATAAAATCCTAAAACCTGGGTGATAACTTATCAACATATGACAACCACATTTCCCAGGGTTCACTGTATGACAATAACTGCACTTTAAGAATTAAAGAACTGTACAACAGTCTGGATATCTTAACTGAAGAAAATTATACAAACAAATTTTTCTGCAATACCAAATTTATGAAAATTAGCTAGAAGAAATATTATATATCatgtacaatacagtacagtactgcttaTTTATAACATGTACCCAAAACACCTCACAGCAAATGAAGCAACCAATGAGATTAAATGCATGCAAATAACAGGAAATAAACAAGCCCTACACAAGACTAGGGGGTCTCACCTACCCTAAGGCACCACCTTCAACAAGCCCTTGCCTGCTGGGTCGCTTCATGGGATCAAATAACAATAAAATCCCAATGAAAATGAGTCCAATGGCAACACAGGTGTAGATGACAAGAGCTGGAACAAGAGAGTAAGATAAGAGGAAagtacatcaaatataaatagtaATGCTAAACAGAAAGTCCCTTACTTATAAGCTTACAAATTTCAGTTATAAAAAATCATTCAAGTTACCGGTACTTTTCTTTTACAAATTACTTTTGCCAAATATGTAGGCGTCTCAAAACCTTAAACTTTACCATATTCCAAACTCTTTGTAAAGTAAAATACTAGTATAGTATAACCAAACATTTTGGCAAAATAAATTTCACACAATTTACTCCATCCATctactgtttgcaaaagaaacttttcataaattttgatggtacctttgttttcttagcttgaatctatggcCACTTTCTTTCTGTTCTGGGTTTTAAAATTTCCTCCTTATCAATTTTAGTGTTTAACCAAATAAATAATAACTGTAGACTAATTCATAAAATTAAATTTCACATTAGTATCACCTTTCATCAGAAGGGGTAAGGCTGTATCAGGTTCACAGTGGATCTGACCTGTCAGTATCCATACACTTCCCATTACATTCCAATGCAACCTCTGGAATACCAAACATAACTCTGCAAAATGTATCGGATGCAGCATTAGTCAAGCTCATTTATTATACATTAACACAAAAATAGACTAAGTAATACACGTAATTGCATTTCATACAATAACAAAATGTAAATGCAGCAGTATTATCAATAATATCTGCAGGTCTAAGATTGttataattcatctaaataataatccagtaACTGCTTACAGTAAATGTATTACACATACAGTATAATACTCTTACAGTATAAAACTGTAtaaaatacgggctcaccatagcccgtgctacttagaactattTGTTTCAGGttctgaatctttaacaacaacaacataaaactgtaTACTGTAAGATACAGTACTTAAGTGTCCTACAGtataaaatttgtaacaaaaattAACAATTTGGAAAGCACCTTGTCACAAGGAGACGAGATACACGTTTCCGGGGGGCAGTATTCATGATGGTGCCACGACTGCTGAAGAACACTAGTAACACAGTTATGATGAGCGTTGTTCCCAGAATGACCATACTGCCTATAAGAAAGAGGCGAAGGAGGTGGCTGCCACTGGTGCACCTGGAGGTGTCGGCTTCGTGGTGGATAAACAGGGTCAGTGTCAACCCAAGCCTGTCAGATCAGAGTTTAGCAACTTTTAACAAAACACAATTTTTGTTTTCTATTGACTGCACAAACTTTCAAAACACAGTACAGTATCTCCAAACTTTTGTAACCAAGCTCAGCAGACATTTTGAATAATATTTTTCCCCCTGGAAAATGCATTTCTCTCGGCCCTCGCATGACATTATGCACAATTCTTAATGGGTGAACAAACATTACGTACAAGTTTTTCTTTGCAAATTAAAAAATGAAAATTTACATTATAATATCGAAAACATTTATAAAAAAATCCATagagtatttattattattatttaaaattaaCATCAATTCTGATTTTCTCCTAAAGAGCCATGAAATTTTAAAATCATACTTGTATGGTACACTAAGAAAAAACAAAAATGATTTCAAACTTaattattttgcacaaatatgttTATGTAAAATCACGTCATatgctccaaaaaaaaaaattaatttttctGGGAGGGGCTCCTTGAATAGCTCCTCACTGCTACAACCTGAAAGTAACCAAGCCTTGTAGAACACGTCAGGCCTCTGGGAACCTGAACTTGAATATAACCGCCCCCCTCCCTCAAAAGAGGAAAAAGGGTTGCTTAGGGAATAAGAGATCACtacaatataaaaaaaaagtgcACCATAACAAGAAACTGCTTAGACAAACTTGTAACCCTGATGGAAGTTTTctttatttgggattttttttctttctttctaatGGGATTTCCACAAACTGCAATACTACCTAGCTTTGTCCTGCAACACATCCTGTGTGTTGCTCACACAGTCTTATCTTAATCACACACTATATCAGCCAATAATATTATCAATGTTCCTTCCTACCTTTAAATTCGGCCAAATACACTCTTCACCAGTCATTATTGAATCATTCAACATATCAAAACCATTTTAGTACACTTTCATTCCTTACTCTATTCTACCTACACTGCACATGTttttcagacatttcatttctgctCCTCTAATTCCTGATTTTATACCTCTATACATAACAGCACATAAATTAGATATGCAAAATATGATACTGTAGCTCAGTCATTTTCCTACCTTTAACTTGTTGGTTAAAAGTAGGGTAATGGTAATGGAACAATGGTTATTACCCTACCCCATTACCATTACCAGGTAATGGTAATAGGGTAGGGTAATGGAACACACATTGGTTTTCATATGGATTCTAAAGCACTTACCATCCTGCACGCAATATAACTTCTATAATGCCTGGAATAACAAGGTCATCACTTCCAATGCGCCACCGTCGCTGGAATACCACTAATGCTGGCATCTTTCTTCACAATCTAGTATCTAAACAGGGAAATGAGATAGTGTAAATTACATGATCAAAAACTCATCAAAATCAAATACTGTAATCATTAAAATAATAATCAAAAACATGATTATTATTATAGTACGTATTATAAACTAACAAATGAAGTACTGTATGCTATAGAGCAGACAGAACAACAGCAGAGGAAGTTGCTGATCTGTACAATGTAATCAGTGCAGCAGCAGAAACCCAAGCCCTTATAACTGGAGACTTCCACCACCAAACAATAGACTGGGTGTATCTAACATCACAAGTGAAAGGAGAAAAATTTCTTGACCCCTTCATATGATCACAATAATATAAGATAACTACAATTATAGAAACCTTAGTAAAGGTCCTGGATGATAATTCTAAACTACCCTCACAGAGACTATTAAGGAATGAGAGAGGAATTGCAAAACACTTCCTGAAAGGAGTTAAAAGAAAATCAAGACATGGAAGTATAATAGGAAAGCTTCAAAAAGGTTATTACAGAATGGGTTAAAAAATATGTGCAAAGAAAGAACTAGACGAATGACACAAGCAGAGAGAAAAAAAAGCTGTAATAACCAAGCAAAACCTCTGGAGCAGGtattaattaaaataaaaatagatTATGAGATATTCAGAAAGGCTTTAAATTCAGCCAATTGGGAAATTATTAGATTAGCCAAAAGAAACTACAAAAGAAAGCCTGCTCAAAACAAAGGAGAATCCAGTATTTCTATGCCTATATAGAAAGTAAAACTAAAATAAAAGACTAGGTAGGAGGACCTTTAAAGGATGAGACAAACCAAGTTAAAATTGACGATAAAAGGGCAGCCAACATTTTGAACGCATACTGTACTCTGCATCAGTATTCACACTAGAAAGTTTAGACAACTTCCTTATaccaacacaaatgtttgaagcAGGTGAAGACAATGAATTAGGGGATATTCAAATAACATGCGATGTAATCAGGAAAAGCAGTGGCAAACCAAAAGATTCAAAAGCTCCAGGTGTTGACAGAATTCAATCCAAAGTTGTTCCGGAACTGACATTTGAACTACTGTTATGTCTGCCACTGAAACTTCTTTCCAGAAAATTAATCAACCAAGGGATAGTTTCCTTGGATTTAAAAATATGCAAATGTTACTcctattttcaaaaaaggcagaaagaACTTATAGAAAACTACTATTCAATTAGTTtagggtttataaccctatgggtgaaaatagCATCTGTTTTGTCCTACATTGttgtttgttgagcttgaaactctccttgtttgtgttacaactAAAATTTTGAAGAAGCCGTCTGGAtctacatcctccaaattgttcagtatttaaagtttcaatgagactggccctgtcatgtctggtttgcagtgttgttagccttgAGGCCCTCAAATGTTTCTGGTACGAGACCTGACTTTTGTCGACTGGTTTTGAACTTTCACCAAAAAAGCTGCCTTTCTGAAGACAAGGTCTCCATACATTGTCACACTAATCcaaagtgagggagagggggagtcaCATTagacttcaaggaaaagaaaaTGGTTATTCAGCAGTAGCACACTTAGGTGTGCCCCATCTAGACTAGGGTACCCAAGCACGGAGACCTCGCGTTCAAAAAGTACACACTTGCTTGGAAAATGTTGAGCTATCTACTGGCAGGTGCACTAAGGCATCAAGCGAGAGAACGCATCCAGACGTCTCTGTCCTGCCCAAGAATTAATAATGGGCTAATTAATAGGTAAATACTGGAATTCTGAACATGTTACTGTACATGTATACTCCTGTATTAGTTAATGTGTTCATTTAGGTATAATGCAGTGGCGCATTTGGTGTTGGCAAAGATATAGCTAGGATGGCTGCTATATTAAGGGGGAGGGCTAAATTAAATATTACTGGGCAAAGTGATTGGGAGGAATGAGAAAACTCTTAAGAAACTAGCTATTTCCTGTGCCCACCAAGGTCACTCCTGTTGCAGGCTTGTGGTCAGCTACCTCCACCTCCGGGTCTTGCTATATCCTCGGATTACTACCACACACTTATACTTATATTAAGCTACACGGACTAGCACATGTTTCACATCCTCCGCCGCGGACGAGTTAGCTGGCACATTATCAACAGGTGACACCCCCACCAAAATCACCAATATTATCAGAGAACATCATGCATGACCGGAAGCGAGATAGGCTCAGAGAACACCCAATAGGTGTCTCCAGCACCCACCTGCCGGACACACGGGCATCTCTAAGctgtagtctcacacacacacgcaccacgcCATGCCAGTGTCCCTGCAGGTGTTCAGGAGGTGGGCGGACCCATGGTGAGGGAGGTTGTGAGGGGCGGGGAGCGTGAGTGTCGCCTGGTGAGTGACAGCCCGGGTACTGGAGGTGTACGGGACCGCCTCCACCACACTGGGGCTCAACGCTCCATATACCACCACATGCATGAGCGCTTTCGTCATTtaataccttttttttttttaaacat
Encoded here:
- the LOC123765002 gene encoding LOW QUALITY PROTEIN: diacylglycerol lipase-beta (The sequence of the model RefSeq protein was modified relative to this genomic sequence to represent the inferred CDS: deleted 1 base in 1 codon) yields the protein MPALVVFQRRWRIGSDDLVIPGIIEVILRAGWLGLTLTLFIHHEADTSRCTSGSHLLRLFLIGSMVILGTTLIITVLLVFFSSRGTIMNTAPRKRVSRLLVTRVMFGIPEVAWNVMGSVWILTGQIHCEPDTALPLLMKALVIYTCVAIGLIFIGILLLFDPMKRPSRQGLVEGGALGSHYIQLWENRCRFFCCVRSRDENSSEAFRNVADVFASLFEESDLVASDLAAALVLLRLKRKHEEQREESNRKLNLHLPISRSSTASIGALQDEGGLPYQQSPRPEWMKVGSAYHFMKYALASYGWPWFVYGQFCGACCSLWSHLRCCMCCRSSPEFVMQDNCCLCHTAALKAITNLTEDNITYITFHNKIYEVPFFVAIDDETQNVVVAIRGTLSLHDAITDLNAQSINIEVEGIPEGCVAHKGMVHAARFVLRRLEETRALAEALSARTGYGLVITGHSLGAGTAVVLATLMRPQYPSLKCFAFSPPGGLCSKEFALATQSFVMSVVVGDDLVPRLSMNSLHDLRHKIMCVLDTCRQPKYRVLAQGCWYMLFGISAASLNSANSVESPSLDRPLLDSASNSFTYTSSPSVQESIDDVRVTFSDNGSQRCQVPRHTETPLYLPGRVLYCFPSLPEEEKLDGNAGEWKFIWGEMKEFSEILISPFMLRHHLPQVVVSALRDAAVQASDPS